The nucleotide sequence AAGCGCTGAAATTATATTGTAATGCTCCTCCCCGGTTTTGTCATAAAGGAGATGCTTTCTCTGGAGAACCTGTTTAATTAATTCAATATCTATTTTTTTGCTGATGCTGGCCGCTGCTTCCAGAGTATTAAGCGCCATCCGCGCGTCGCCGTTGGAAATCTTGGAGAGAAATTGAATAGTATTTTTGTCTATATTAATCTTTTCTCCACCCAATCCATTTTCCTTGTCTTTTAACGTTCTTTCAATAATCCCGTAAATATTCTCTTCCGATAATCTTTCTAGAACAAAAACCCGCGTCCGTGAGAGAAGCGCGGAAATAACCTCAAAACTTGGGTTTTCCGTCGTCGCGCCGATTAAAATTATCACTCCCTTTTCCACATAGGGCAGTAACGCGTCTTGCTGGGCTTTGTTCCAGCGGTGGATTTCATCCACGAATAAAATTGTCTTCTTACCGAATAATTTATTCTCTTTAGCTTTGACAATGACGTTTTGCAAATCTTTTTTGCCACTGGTCGCCGCGCTGATCTGGACAAAATCGGAGTTTGTGATATTGGCGATAATTTGGGCGAGGGTTGTTTTTCCACTTCCTGGCGGTCCCCAAAAAATGAGCGAAGGAACTTTGTCCTCCCGTATCGCTTTTTCCAAAAACGAATTTTTTCCGACCAGCTTTTCTTGCCCGACAAACTCGTCAAGATTTCGCGGCCTTATTCTGTCAGCTAGCGGTGAATCTTGTTTTTTCTGATTCATACTTTCTTTAATGTCATTCCCGTTTTCGCTCGCCCCGCTATAGCTCTGGTGAAGCGAGCCGGAAATAACCAATGAGTTACTAAAGAGTTCATGGCGTCTAACACCCTTTAGTGGTGCTACGGCGAACCCGTACTAAAAACACCTCGGCCTTGCGCCGCGCCCGACTGCCTTGACTATCGGGGTGGGGAGAATCGAACTCCCGCTACAAACACCCCATGCTTGCGTACTACCACTATACTACACCCCGAAATTGCTCAATAATTTTTTTAATTCATTATATCCCTTGTGTGTTTTGAAAAATTTTTCCCTTGCTCTAGCTTCCTTTTCTTCTTCAAATTCTTCCTGATATATCAGCACCAATGGTCTACGATTCCTAGTTGATCCAACTATTCCACGATTATGTTCATTGATTCTTCTAAGTAAACTATTTGTGCTTCCAATGTATCTCTTTCCATCTTTTTTGCTTTTTAGAATATAAACAAGCCAATTCATATTTTTTATTCATACTTGCGTACTGCCCCGGGCCTACGGCCCGTAGGGCCGGGCCCACTATACTACACCCCGGTAAAATTATGCCGCCGATGAGACGACTACTATTACACTACACTCCGCAACTAAAAAATATCATGGAAAGCCAAAAAATAAAAGGCCAGAAAACTTCTGGCCTTTTTCAATATTAGTCCTTGATCTTCTTTATCGCCGACCAAACAACGCCAGCTGATATTGCTCCCACGCCCGCTAACCAGCAAAAAATAACCATCCGACCAATGCTTAAAAAAATTGCCTTAACTGCCCAATCAAAAGGATTGGGGATAGCTAGTAAAAGAAGCACGGACGGAAAAGCAAAAGAGATAGTCAGCGCAAAAAATTCCGGCGGCTCAAGTGAATAATTGCCAAATATCCTCCTTGACTTTTCAAAAAACATTTTTCATTTCCTAGCTCTTAACTGGCCGTTTTGAAAATTCTATAAACTTAATTCTTTCACCTTTTCCCAACTCCTCTCATCGAGCACCGAAATTTCTTTCTCGCCGATGATGTAAAGAAAATCGTTAATGTACAGTGCCCTTTTCACCTGATAGTCACTCACCGCTTTTTTGAGGTTTAATTTATTTTCCGCATAAGAAAATACATATCCGCCCTTTCCTCCGGGGAGAAAAAATACCTCGTGTTTGGCGTCCTGTAAAAAAGCGTGGTGATTTGACTGCGCTTCCGACCAGTATTCATCGAGGAGATACTTGTCAATTTCCCGCGGATCGGAAGCATTACCCACATCAAACAGAGAAAGTTTTACCTTTCCACTTTCTTGACCGACTCCTAGAATAATATTATCCGCAATAGGATGAAGGTAAGATGAAAATCCCGGAATTTTCAGTTCGCCTTTGAGCACTGGTTTTCTCGGATCGGATAAATCCAGAACATAAAACGGATCGGTCTGGCGGAAGGTTACCAGATAGCCACGGTCGCCAAGAAAGCGGGCGGAATAAATCCTTTCAGTGATTCCCAAATCTTTTATCGCTCCGATAATTTCAAGCTTGTCGCTCAATACATAAACGTCATTCATATTCGCTTCATTACTGACTGTCCCCCAGCCCCAGAATCCACCGCCGATGGAAGTCGCCACTCTTAAATTATTTTTGTGTTCGTCCAGTGAAAATTGATTGAGCAGATGACCGGGAATATTTCCCGATGCTACGATATTCAACCCGTTAATATTTACTTTCACGATTCCAGTTTTCTCCAATTCCCTGGAATGCTCTTTGAAATAATCCTGCATTTTATTTTGCATCTCGTTTTCAATCCGCAGTTCTTCATCATTGCTTAAAGTCCTTTTGTAATCTTCAGTTATTTTCTGGAATTCCGTCATTTTCGCTTCGTCACTGATGTCATAGCTTTTCACCTTGTTAAGTTTTTCAATAATATAGCCAGGCAGAATATCTTTCCCAGTATCGGAAATCGCGTCAGCCAGATAGCCAAATAAATTGTCCACGTAAGTATAAGTTACGTAAACCGCGTTTTCCGACATATACACTAATGAGCTGGAAGTTGAGCCGACGAAAGAAGTTTTATTTTCAACCTTGCCACTGGCTGGATTTATAACCAAAACTGAAAAACTGACGTCAGCCGGAATAATTTTTTCGGGATGATAAATTTCCCCGCAGGCAATTTCAATTGTCTCCGATCCGGAAGTTAAAGGTTTTAGCGGACAGGGATCGCGCTCGTCCAAATAGTTGCGGATGACAAGATAAATTTTGTTGCTGTAAAATCTTTCGCCGACGAGAGCCGTTTTATCCTCAAGCTTCAAATTCCATTTTTCTTTCGGACTTTTAGGATCAGTTACATCGTAAGCAAATATTTCCTGGCTACTAAAGACGACTAAAATATTTTTTTCTTTAGCGAGCAGCAAGTTCCCGTTCTTTTCAATTTCGGAGATTTTTCCGAGCTTGTCAACGGGAAAAGCGGAGATTACTTTTGTTTTCGGCTTTTCAAAGTCCGGCGGAAGCGGAGCTGGATAAATTTCTGGAATGGAAATTCCCCTTTCCATAAGCGGCATCGGTCCATTTCCGTAAATCCAGTTGCTCTCTGAAGAAAAATAAATATTTTTTCCGTCGGTTTTAACAATATCCGGTTCGTCAATTCCCGACACCTGGACATTGGTTTGGGAAACTCTCTCGGGAATAGCCGATTTCAATAAGCCCTCCGCGCTCGGCGCCGACACCGCCTGATCTTCGGCCGTCATTGCACCTCCACGGCCCCACATCCCCGGAAAACCCGTCTTGTCTTTGGCTTTTTTCAGATACGCCAAAAAATCTTCCTTGGAAGAGAATTTTTTGACTGTTTCGGTATTGGACGGAATTGGTGAAGAAATTTTTTGGAAAAGCCGGGATAACTTTTCTCCGTTTATTTTGCCAATTTCGCTGGTGATTTTGAAAACCAGCACGGCAAAGGCCGCCAGAATTAAAATAAAGATAACGCCGGCTATGATATGTTTTTTACTCATATAATTTTTAATCGAGGTCCGACCTCTCTCGACCACAGCGACCAAAAGAGGTCGGACCTCTTTATATATTACTCTAAAATACCGTCCAAATTGACGTCATAAAGAATCTGCTCCTGAACCAAGCGGTAGTTGATAATCTCACCGTTGTCAAACCAAAGGGCTATTTCTTTTTCCGCTTCTTCGGTTGTTCCCGACGCGTGAATGAGATTGCGAATGGGGCGGTCGTCAGTGTCAGCAATCTGATATGAATCAATAGTGAAGTCGCCGCGAATAGTTCCCACGTCCGAAGAGAGCGGTTCGGTCCCGCCGGTAACTTTGCGCACTACTCCCACTGCCTGGTTTCCCTGCCAGACCATTGCGATTGCCGGTCCGGAAGTCATATATTTTTTGAGCCGCCGCAAAACTTGTTTTCCCACTTCTTCCGGCTCGGTTAAGGGCGGAGTCATTCCTCTTTTCTGGTAAGAACCAATAGCTTTCTCGCCAACTTTGCGAATCCACTTCAGATCAATAAGATAATGTTTTTCAATTTGTTCTTCAGTAGGAATGAGCATTTTGAGAGCCACCAGTTTCAGTCCTGTCCGTTCATAGCGGCGGACGATCTCGCCAATTAGGGATCGCTGGATGCCGTCCGGTTTGATAATGACTAATGTGCGTTCTTTGCTTGGATGAACCTTCATTGTTTTATTGTTAAATTGTTATATTGCTAAATGTCTTTTATGAGTAGTTCCCTAACATTTACTGTAATTTATCATAAACCGCCAATACTATCAAATATCATTGATTAAATTCAATTTTGCATTTTGCTCCGCCGGTTGGCGGATTGCACTTGTAAATTATATCTCCCATTTCATCCGTGCGCCAAACAGTAATGCCACGCTTTAGGAGTTTCTGAATTATTTCCGAATTGGGATGGCCGTACATGTTATTTTTTCCCACAGAAATAACGGCTTCAACAGGACGCACGACTTGCAGAAATTCATCGCTGGTGGAATACTTCGATCCATGATGGGCTACTTTAAGAATCTGCGAACTAACATCCACCCCGTTGTTAATTAATTCCTGCTCCTGAATACCTGGCAGATCGCCAGTAAGTAAAAATTTGTTTTCCCCATACGTCAATTTCATCGCCACGCTATACTGATTATTATTTGACTGGTTAGATGATTCAATCGGCAAAGGCGGATAAAGCACTTGAACCTCGATACTCTCAGGAAATCTGATTGTTAGATCCTTTACCGCCTCAAGTTGTTGGCTGCCCTCATTATTCACTGTTTCTTTCCAGGCCTTGTATGTTTGGGAATCGCTCTTCGCTTTAGTTTCCAAGACAGTCGATACGTCATAAGATCGAGTGACATCAATCAATCCTCCAATATGGTCCTGATCCGGGTGAGTGGCCACTACCACTTCAATGGTGCGGTCCCAAAACGGAATGTATTTTCCCAGTTTTTCTAAAAGCAATTTTCCATTTTTCCCGCCGTCAATAAGTATCTGATTTTGCCCCTGGCTTATGAGAATCGCGTCTCCTTGGCTAACATCAAGGAAAATAACTTTCAGATCCCGGCTGTTTAAGGAATAAAAAACGACAGTTCCTAAAATCACGCTAAGCGCCAGCAGAAATATCAGGATTCCATAAACTAGTTTTCTATTTTGCATTTATTTTTTCCTTAAAAGTGAAGCGCTCCCCGACCTTACGGTTGGGGTTTCAGTTCTTTCGGTTTTCGGAGCGCGGAACCCCGCACCGAAAGCCGCCCGAAGGCCATTTATCACACGAGCTGACGCTCGTGGCTTTCTGGTGCGTGGGTAAACAATTAGAAGCAGCGCCAGGTACCAGCCCAAAACCCAGGGCCAACCAAAATTTTCTATTGTTTTACTCGCCCATTTCAGATCTGCGAGGGTATCGGCTATCCATATCTCGTATTTTAGCGGAAGATAGGCAAACCAGGCAAAAACTAGCGACAAAGGTCCGAAAATGAATCCGCTTCCTGCCGTCAGAAAAACCAGAAGCATAGTCAAAGGAACAGCCAGTAAAATCAGAAGGTTAGCCGGGATGGAAATAAGAGAAAGAGTGTGAAAATTATAGAAAATTATCGGGAGCACGAAAATTTGGGCGGAGAGAGTCAGAAAAAATATTTCTGTAAACCCAAACGCCTTGTTTTTCCCGATTAAACTTTTTTCCCAAAAAGGAGCCAAAGATATTATCCCCAGCGTCGCCAAAAACGAAAGCTGGAATCCGATGTCCCAGCGGAGTAATAACGGATTAATCAAAAGCATAACAGCGCCGGCGAATATTATGGCGTTCCAGGAATTGGCCAGGCGTCCATTTTTCATTGCCCAAATAAGAAGCACCCCCATCACTCCTGCTCGCACAGCCGAGGAGGGAAATCCAACCATTAAAACAAAAAGTATAATTCCCACGACAGCAAACCAAAAAGCCCGCTTGCGCCAAAGGCCCAGAAATATTCCCAAAAGCATCAGGTAATTAGCAATTATCGTAACGTTATAGCCGGAAACAGCCACGATGTGAGTAAGGCCGGTTCGGGAAAAATTTTTCTGAATTTCCTCGCTCATCCGGCTGCTTCCTCCGAGGATCAAGCCATTGGCCAGCGCCGCTTCCGGCTGAGGAATAACCCGGTTGATATTTTCTTCCATTTTGTTCTTAAACTTCAAGATGGCGCTATAAATCTTATTGGCGCGGATGCCTCCCGTTTTTTCAATCTTCGCGCTTTGGCAAATATAATAAATTTTGTCTTTGGCCAGATACATCCGGTAGTCAAAATCCTCTTTGTTTTCCGGAACTTTTAAATTACACTGAACTTTCAATTCTTCGCCGTAATCAAATCGCAAATACTTGCTGGCATTAATCAGAATTCTTAAGCCGTCGCTGGTTCTGACAATTACTTTCTGGTAGTTTTCTTTTTGTTCCGGCTCTCTAGCAACAACGACGCTTCCGGAAAAATCTGCGCCGGCGCTTAGCAAATTATTTAATTTACTCAAATCAGCTTCCGTCCGCCAGATCCCGAAAACAAAAAACAGGATTGCAAATCCTGAAATTAATATGATTTTGTTTTTATAAAAAACCGCCAATAAAATGACGGCGGCAATGGCAAAAAAATAATATAACTGTCCGGAATTGAAAAATGATCTGAAAAAAATTCCGAAAATAAAACTTAAAGATAAAATGAGGAAGATTTTGGATTTGGTCATGGCTTTATTATAGCAAAAGGGTTAGCAATGTCTGCTAACCCCAGATAATCAAGCGTACTTGGCTGTTCTACTTCTTGAATATGGTTTCCGAGAGATGAGAAATTTCTTTATTGGATGTTTCCGCCATTTTTATCCAAAAATGGAGAATTCCCCTCACTATGAAATCATTCACCTCTTCTGGCTTTATTACATTTCCGTTAAAGCCAGTCACATATATGCCATATTCCTGTTTTCCACTATCATACGGATTTTTCTTACGGGCATATTGAATATTAACATAGCTTGTAGTTTCCAACCAAGCAAAGTATCCAAACTCTCCACTAGCGGGGATTTTACATTCTGCAACAGACATTAAAACCCGATGCAGATTACAACTTTTTTTAACCTTTAAGACATTGACAATTTCATCGGATACACAATCAAGTGGAATTTCATGACCGTAAATATCCTTTGTTGTGTTATCAAGCTTTGCAAGGATAAACATAAAACACCTCCTTATTGGATTTCTATTATTTTAATATTGGCGGTTTTTCCGCCGATGATTCTTAAAGAACTTTTACTGACATTAAAATAATCCGCTAATACTTTTATTAGCATATCATTGGCCTTGTTGTCAACCGGCGGGGCGGTCAGCTTAACTTTATATTCCCCTTCCACAATTTTAGTGACTTCGTTTTTAGACGAGCGGGGAATGACTTTAATGTAAATTCGCATGAATTTCATTGTCATCCTGAACTTGATTCAGGATCTATTTAGATTCCGGATCAAGTCCGGAATGACATATTATTTATTTTTATCTCCTAATTCCCACTTTTCCGAAATTTTTCTCAATATTTTTCTTAATCTTCTCCAAATCAATTTCCTTGCCTTTAGTTTTTTTCTTGAGAGCGGGATCAAGAATTTTAATTTCCCGGTATTCCTGGAGATAATAAGTTTTTGCGCCGGCTAACCACTGGGCGATATCATTAAAATCTTTTTCTTTATGCAAGCCCGGAACGGCTGTCGTTCTAAACTCGTAATCAATTCTGCTGTTTTTGATTAAATCAACGCTTAATTTTACTCTTTCTTTATCGGCTTTCACGCCGCATGTTTCATCATATCTTCCCAAATAGTTTTTGATATCCATCGCGATAAAATCAACCAGTTTTCCGTCAATAATTTTCTTGAGCACATCCGGCCGGCTGCCGTTAGTGTCCAATTTTACCAGATATCCCTGTCTTTTTATTTTTTTGATAAATTTAATCAAATCCGGCTGAAGCGTCGGCTCCCCGCCGGTAATGCAAACTCCTTCCAATTTTCCTTTGCGTTTCTTTAAAAAATCAAAAAACTCTTTTTCCGGAATTTTTGATATTTGATATTTAATATTTGATATTAACTCCGGGTTATGGCAAAACGGGCAGCGAAAATTGCAGCCCACGGTGAAAACAGTCGCCGCCAGTTTTCCGGGATAGTCAATGAGAGTAAGTTTTTGGTAACCGCCAATTAACATATTAAAAAAATAAAAATGCAAAATGAAGAAATCAAAATGACAAATCAAAATTTAAAAATAATTAAATCATTTTACATTTTGATTTTTGATATTTGCATTAACTATGGGATAACCCCCGTGAAGAAAGATTATCCCATTATTACTCCGCTTTATAAAGTCGGGCTAGACCTTCTGTTCCGCTATAATAAATGTCTTGCGATTGGCAAATTCTGCTTGTTTTCCCTTATTCCACTGATCCACCGGACGAATGTAGCCCACCACTCGGGAATATACTTCGGTCTTTTGTTCCACTACACACTTGGGGCAGGTGTAATGTTCCCCGGGAAGATAGCCGTGAACGGGACAGACGCTGAATGTCGGAGTGAAGGTAAAATAAGGAAGTTTATAATTTTCCGCGATTCTGCGCACCAGCTTTTTCACCGTCTCAATATCCCAGAGTCGTTCTCCTAAAAATCCATGAAGAACTGTTCCGCCAGTATACTTTGTCTGAAGATTATCTTGAAGATCCAGCGCCTCAAAGAGATCGTTCGTAAAAGAGACCGGCAGCTGTGAAGAATTGGTATAATACGGTTCGGCTTTACCCTTTTTAACTTCCTTATGGTTGGCAAAAATAATACTGGGATATTTTTCACGGTCCAGGCGGGCCAGCCGATAAGACGCTCCTTCCGCTGGAGTGGCTTCCAGATTGTAAAGATTTCCGGTTTCCTCTTGATAGCTAATTATTCTTTTTCTCATATAATCCAGAATTTCTTCGGCCAGTTTCTTCCCCTCGCGAGTAGCAATATCTTTGCCAATCAGATTGAGCAGTGCTTCATTCATTCCCACCAGCCCAATAGTGGAAAAATGATTGGCCCAATACTGGCCCCGGCGCATCTTGATAGGATTTAAATAGAATCGACAGTAAGGGTATAATCCTCTCTCGGTAAAACTATCGATCATCTTGCGCTTTGTTTCCAAGCTTTCTTTGGCCAGATCCATGAGGTGATCAAGGCGTTGGAAAAATTCTTTTTTACTTACTCGCCCTTTGGCGTGGATTTTGGATAAGTATCCGATCCGCGGCATATTGATAGTGACCACCCCGACTGATCCAGTCAAAGGATTGGCACCAAAGAGTCC is from Candidatus Moraniibacteriota bacterium and encodes:
- a CDS encoding replication-associated recombination protein A — protein: MNQKKQDSPLADRIRPRNLDEFVGQEKLVGKNSFLEKAIREDKVPSLIFWGPPGSGKTTLAQIIANITNSDFVQISAATSGKKDLQNVIVKAKENKLFGKKTILFVDEIHRWNKAQQDALLPYVEKGVIILIGATTENPSFEVISALLSRTRVFVLERLSEENIYGIIERTLKDKENGLGGEKINIDKNTIQFLSKISNGDARMALNTLEAAASISKKIDIELIKQVLQRKHLLYDKTGEEHYNIISALHKSMRGGDANAALYWLARMLEGGEDPLYVARRLVRFASEDVGLANNTALVLANAAFDACHKLGMPECAVHLAQCVIYLAKSKKDVTAYLAYEKAKNDVSEFGNLPVPLHIRNAPTKLMKELDYGKGYKYTPLEDSSEQEYLPEKLRNRKYI
- a CDS encoding ComEC/Rec2 family competence protein, with product MTKSKIFLILSLSFIFGIFFRSFFNSGQLYYFFAIAAVILLAVFYKNKIILISGFAILFFVFGIWRTEADLSKLNNLLSAGADFSGSVVVAREPEQKENYQKVIVRTSDGLRILINASKYLRFDYGEELKVQCNLKVPENKEDFDYRMYLAKDKIYYICQSAKIEKTGGIRANKIYSAILKFKNKMEENINRVIPQPEAALANGLILGGSSRMSEEIQKNFSRTGLTHIVAVSGYNVTIIANYLMLLGIFLGLWRKRAFWFAVVGIILFVLMVGFPSSAVRAGVMGVLLIWAMKNGRLANSWNAIIFAGAVMLLINPLLLRWDIGFQLSFLATLGIISLAPFWEKSLIGKNKAFGFTEIFFLTLSAQIFVLPIIFYNFHTLSLISIPANLLILLAVPLTMLLVFLTAGSGFIFGPLSLVFAWFAYLPLKYEIWIADTLADLKWASKTIENFGWPWVLGWYLALLLIVYPRTRKPRASARVINGLRAAFGAGFRAPKTERTETPTVRSGSASLLRKK
- a CDS encoding DUF167 domain-containing protein, coding for MRIYIKVIPRSSKNEVTKIVEGEYKVKLTAPPVDNKANDMLIKVLADYFNVSKSSLRIIGGKTANIKIIEIQ
- a CDS encoding anaerobic ribonucleoside-triphosphate reductase activating protein; translation: MLIGGYQKLTLIDYPGKLAATVFTVGCNFRCPFCHNPELISNIKYQISKIPEKEFFDFLKKRKGKLEGVCITGGEPTLQPDLIKFIKKIKRQGYLVKLDTNGSRPDVLKKIIDGKLVDFIAMDIKNYLGRYDETCGVKADKERVKLSVDLIKNSRIDYEFRTTAVPGLHKEKDFNDIAQWLAGAKTYYLQEYREIKILDPALKKKTKGKEIDLEKIKKNIEKNFGKVGIRR
- a CDS encoding MBL fold metallo-hydrolase produces the protein MQNRKLVYGILIFLLALSVILGTVVFYSLNSRDLKVIFLDVSQGDAILISQGQNQILIDGGKNGKLLLEKLGKYIPFWDRTIEVVVATHPDQDHIGGLIDVTRSYDVSTVLETKAKSDSQTYKAWKETVNNEGSQQLEAVKDLTIRFPESIEVQVLYPPLPIESSNQSNNNQYSVAMKLTYGENKFLLTGDLPGIQEQELINNGVDVSSQILKVAHHGSKYSTSDEFLQVVRPVEAVISVGKNNMYGHPNSEIIQKLLKRGITVWRTDEMGDIIYKCNPPTGGAKCKIEFNQ
- a CDS encoding beta-propeller domain-containing protein; the protein is MSKKHIIAGVIFILILAAFAVLVFKITSEIGKINGEKLSRLFQKISSPIPSNTETVKKFSSKEDFLAYLKKAKDKTGFPGMWGRGGAMTAEDQAVSAPSAEGLLKSAIPERVSQTNVQVSGIDEPDIVKTDGKNIYFSSESNWIYGNGPMPLMERGISIPEIYPAPLPPDFEKPKTKVISAFPVDKLGKISEIEKNGNLLLAKEKNILVVFSSQEIFAYDVTDPKSPKEKWNLKLEDKTALVGERFYSNKIYLVIRNYLDERDPCPLKPLTSGSETIEIACGEIYHPEKIIPADVSFSVLVINPASGKVENKTSFVGSTSSSLVYMSENAVYVTYTYVDNLFGYLADAISDTGKDILPGYIIEKLNKVKSYDISDEAKMTEFQKITEDYKRTLSNDEELRIENEMQNKMQDYFKEHSRELEKTGIVKVNINGLNIVASGNIPGHLLNQFSLDEHKNNLRVATSIGGGFWGWGTVSNEANMNDVYVLSDKLEIIGAIKDLGITERIYSARFLGDRGYLVTFRQTDPFYVLDLSDPRKPVLKGELKIPGFSSYLHPIADNIILGVGQESGKVKLSLFDVGNASDPREIDKYLLDEYWSEAQSNHHAFLQDAKHEVFFLPGGKGGYVFSYAENKLNLKKAVSDYQVKRALYINDFLYIIGEKEISVLDERSWEKVKELSL
- a CDS encoding nucleoside-diphosphate kinase (catalyzes the formation of nucleoside triphosphate from ATP and nucleoside diphosphate), producing the protein MKVHPSKERTLVIIKPDGIQRSLIGEIVRRYERTGLKLVALKMLIPTEEQIEKHYLIDLKWIRKVGEKAIGSYQKRGMTPPLTEPEEVGKQVLRRLKKYMTSGPAIAMVWQGNQAVGVVRKVTGGTEPLSSDVGTIRGDFTIDSYQIADTDDRPIRNLIHASGTTEEAEKEIALWFDNGEIINYRLVQEQILYDVNLDGILE
- a CDS encoding GIY-YIG nuclease family protein, which translates into the protein MNWLVYILKSKKDGKRYIGSTNSLLRRINEHNRGIVGSTRNRRPLVLIYQEEFEEEKEARAREKFFKTHKGYNELKKLLSNFGV